CGTAACAGAAATTAATTGTAACTTGAGGTCAGCAAGTTATATGCTACCCAATACTTTAAAGTTTAAACTTGAGGGTAACATTCAATTAAAACTTGATAACTTTCCGTTACTTTTGGATTACCTCAATGCCAAACGTGCAAATgaacacaacagaaaagagacatcaataagaTGGCTTTTACTTAAGCAtattctgtaagtcaacagcacaatgttACCTtagaaaagagaatgagaaaaccaagttttaagaattaaacctgtcctctgctcagtgttttaaagccaaatctgcttgtcattatgcaaaatcagcctacagacctacattgaaagtgcacaacaccacagtttacaaagcataggctaatacaaaataaaatcagcACAGAATTAGAACATTCACAGTATGTTTAATGAATAAAGTGTCCACTTTCTGAACTGTCAAAGAGAAGACATTCTTAAAGTAAATACTGACAGTAGGCCTACGGGTTCCAAGTTAAAATATAGGGCGGACCTACAGAGTAGTAGGCCtatagtatagtagtatagttTAAATATGCTGTTTGTATGTTGTTTAAGTGATAGTCGCGGTAACGGTGCGCATTTAACTTACATGTAGCCAAACttgctttgttaataaacagatgttactCACACATCATGCTGGaacttcaattaaactgccacGAACATATTTCGGTCAGGGGCATGTTTTATCCACACACGATCATCCCAGTTATCACAGTCCCCCCTTTTCATTACGTTAGTAGCCTACTTAGTATGCAAGCaatactaacaggttagctaaccaaccttaaccttagctaactggatgtctgtgtggaCGTTAGCTGTGTTGGTCTTGCCTGTAGATGCTTCATGAAATTTGACGTCGTCCTTGGATAACGACAGTATTTTCACCACGGGTAGCCATAAGGTGCACTGcatgttcttcccactttcatCTTTGAGGACAAAACAGTTTCGATATTTCCAGccagggaaagcattttttttttaactcgaGGTGATCATATGGACTTGTAGTGTTCTCTGTTGTTTTCTCGTGACGTGTTGAAAAGTGCACATGTGGATGATagtataatgttctgcattttaaaatctatttgtaatcctgttaataatcccattttttgctaaaagtatctgtaatctaattacgtcttttttttttttttttaactgtaccGGAATACAGTTACCTTTTTTGTATCATAATTAGGCCTACTTAACGCCgttccatgtattccgttactccccaagcctGGATGCGAGGGAGATGATAGTAGCATATAGAAAAACCTTGAAGATTTTCTGAACTTACTTGATTGGACTCGAAGTAAGACTTGTGATACTTCTTACGAACCCTTGTTTGCTGGTAAGCCAAATGTTTAAACTAAAAACGCTAAAAGAACTCAAAGCAGGAAGGGAATTCTGAGCTAGTCCGTCCGGCTGGTTAGTTCATCGCTAACGAAGCTATCTGTAGCATGGGTGGCATTGGCTATTAGCAATAGTTAGCAGTGTGGATGCTCCAGATATCTTGCAGCACTTATTTAATTACTGTGtagtatatatttgtatttatggaaTGGATATTGAACTTCCATTTGATTAGTTGATTGAAATAGTAAATAAATACTTCgtagtgagagagaaatgcgTAGCGGATCGAGTAATTTAGTTTACATTATGGAAGTATCGTTACTTCTAACCTTGCTAATTTGTAGCAAGTTTAGTTTTCCTGGTAGTTAACATGCTGCAACGGAGTCCTTACAATTAACAAGTTTGGTCTCACTTATTttctatgtatttatgtgtctaTGATTGTTGTTTGCCTGACTAATATATTTCAGAAAGAATgatgacccacacacacccgaGCACGAAGACTTCAACAGGTAGATACGAGTTCTGGTGTGCACCTGTATAGAGATATGAACTTTAAAAATCCTTTGGAAGTATCAAAAACTCCGCGCACATGGGTTCTGTGTTTGAGATGAACATATTGCGCCCCTTTCTTTGATTATTGATTCATTAATTTCTCCCAGAAGAGCCTAATGAAGAACGATATGAGTTATGAAATCTCCATTCCCTTTGAAGACAACAACGGGTACCAGACAagtttttttaaacaaagtcaGCAACCATTTGAAGGTAGCGTAgtctttctcttgttttctatCAATTGTTTGTGGTCTTGTGGTTTGCTACACTGGTCTAATCTTTGCCACAGATCACCCATCCACTGGACAACAGGCCCCATGTGACTCCTACCTACTAATCTCAAACCTCCGCATGCATCTTCAAATCTCTTTGGAGAAGAACTCATGGCTGCAGAAGCGCATAGAGGACCTGGAGGAGGAAAGGGACTTCCTACGATGCCAGTTGGAGCGCTTCAGCAATTTCACCAAGAGCCAGGAATTAAACGGTGCAGACTTGTTCACTTtcatatatatgaatatattagtcctgtcagttaaacgcgttattaacggcgttaacgcaaacccattttaacgccggcATTTTTTTAATCGTGAGATTAACGCgagatttttattttatttttaaaacattttttttttctttgtcatccctctccttctgtctctctctctctctccacccccacccttctctcAGACCGGCAGGCAGAGCCTCCACAGGCAAGCCCCCAGAAGACCCCATCCCGTCGACCCTCAAGTCCGTTCCCAACTCCCATGACCACTCGCTTGTCTGTCTCCCGCCAGCAGGCGAGCCGTAAACGACCGAGCAGTGTCACCCTGAACACTGAACAACAGAGCCAGGTTTGTCAGAAGCTAACAGGTTGTGCCAATAACTTTTTTTTCACCGTTGTAGTTTGCTTCATGGGGAATGGGGCAGAAATTACCCATAGCTATAGTCGCAAAATATTTTTAACCATGATAACTGACCTAACCACCCAAAACGAATTCACTTGTTGATGAGCCAAAGCCATGGTTACTGTTACATCACTGTTACATTGTCATTGGAAGCACAAAATATGCAATACGATTAAAATTGACATACACAGATGTTTGCTTGCATATACATTTTAGATGTTTATTGTATTACTTAAAGttatttattatgtgtgtgctCAAGTCATTTATACACCTGTGGACATGCATACAGGCATGGTAGTGTATGTTGGCTGAGTAGCTTGAGTAGTATCCCCAGGTCATTTGGATTGGTATCTGTCCTCAGCTGAGGAGGACTATGAGGATGTTGTGGAGGAGTACCTGGAGGAAGGTGGTTAcctagaagaggaggaggaggaggtgctatCTTTTGAGGAGGATGGCAAAATGTCTAAGGAGGGGAGATCTGGAGGCCGGGCCACCCCGGGCACGTGCGTCAAGAGGACTCGCTTGTTCCGGATTTAAGAGGGGTATGAATAGGCGGCGAGGTAAGACCATTGAACGTTACATGCTTTGGGAGAGGCTTCATTTACATACATGCCCTGGGAGAGGGTAATTTAAGAAACACCAAGGCATTTCAGAGAGTTCCATGTGTTAACAGGGAtttttagtgttgtgtgtgtgtgtgtatgaaatataTCTGTTGTAAAGATAGTTTTGCATAGTTCAGGCCTATTGATTCCACAGGCTTTCATCAAATCTGTTCTTTTAAGCTCTCAAAAACCCGATGGTAATTTGACAACATCATTTTTTTGCAGAGACCCTGCAAGTGTTCTCATCCGCTACCAAAAGATCTTGGTGACCTACCAGAAGCTGAAAAGCATGTCCAAAGCCTTCCAGGTGCATGGCATCAACCGTAACACAGTAGCTTCCACCACGCCCATTGCGGAGCTCCTGGTGGCTCCCGAGAAGCTGCCTGAGGTGGGCGAGTTCGACCCATCCAAGGAGAAGCTGCTCGATTACGCGCGGTTGCTACAAGGCATTGGACAAGGCTTCGCTGGCCAAAGTGCAGGCCCTGAAGAAGAACAACCTCCTCCTGCCCATCTCCTACCGCTTCAGGAACTCTTAaaaaacgactcctctaccgtTCAGTTAGTAAAGTGGCAGGCAGTTGCAATGGGAGATCGACTTTGGGAGGAACCGGTTCCATTAAGCAAGACTCAAAAAAGGCGGTGCTGTTGATTACAGTGAGTTTTGAGTTCATATTTCTGTTAATAAAGTTTATCTTTATAATATTTTACGTAACTGTCGAGTCAAATTCACATTTTATAGAAGTGCGTATAGATCTGGTTCGGTAAAATGTTTAAGTTTAGTAACACAGAATCatttaaattgaaattgaaatatttttatttgacaCCATGAGTGAGTTTTCAGTTCTTATTTCTGTTAATAAAGTTTATCTTTATCATATTTTACGTAACTGTCGAGTCAAATTCACATTTTACAGGAAGTAGGTATAGATCTGGTTCGGTAAAATTTTAAGTTTAGTAACACAGAATAATTTAAATTGAAATGAGATGTACAGAGTGCTATTACTTATGTAACTACACTGTAATAAGGACTGTGTGGTAGCTAATGTGTTAATTGCTGGAGTACACTGTACCGTTGCCCACCTAATATAAAGTAAGTGAGTTTGGTTTAAAACCAGCGCCCTGGTGTCATGGCTCAGGGTTCTGGGTTCTGCTGTGCCGATGGCCCGTGAGGGGCCGCTGTGACTGGTGAGGTCCAGATCTGATCCGACAAAAGGGCACATGTCAGCAGAGAGCTGTCCATCATGGATCAGCATACCCAGACCAGCATGGGGCAGTAATCCATGGATGCTCCCCTGCAGTTTCCCCTACAGCcttttgtcactgtgtgtgtgtgtgtgtgtgagagagagagatagagacaggaagagagtgtgtgtgtgtgtatgtatgtgtgtgcatgtgtgtttgggtgtgcattttgtgtgtgtgtgtgtgtgtgcttgtgattgtgtgtctatttgttatttgtgtgtgtgtgaaagagagagagaaagagaggagagaatataactgtgtgtaagagagagagagacagaaagagagagtgtgtgtgtgcttgtgtgcattttgtgtgtgtgtgtgtgtgtgcttgtgattgtctatttgtttgtgtgtgtgtatgtgtctgcctgcatgtgtgtgcctgcatgtgtgtgtgtgtgtgtgtgtgtgtgtgtgtgtgtgtgtgtattttcgtCCTGCTGTCTCCCTCCGCAGGGGATACTTAGACCACGCCATGTGACCTGGGTAGCCTAGGGAGTGGCCCAGGGAGGCCCTGGCAGGCCACAGGTGAGTCCCTGGCACAATCTGTCCCCCTGCCCAGCAGGGCCAATCAGGCCCAGGGTGCAGGCAGCAACCTGCAGCCAGGGTGgagcaggaggggagggaggagggggtgggggtccgCACAGACCTCCTGTCCCTTAGAAACCCTCCGAGGATCTGTGTCACCAGCACTTTTAATTACCTCTGTGGTCTTCATTAATTCATGGGTGTCTTTATGCCCTGCAgtctggagagagaaagagagagagagagagagagagagagatggatggagagagagggattgagaaaggagagggagagatggagagaaagaaagtggaagaagggaagagagagagagaaagaaagatagaaagagtgagcaagagttttccaaaacaacagcagtatcagcggtggtgttggtgtgggtggCGGTGGCGGTAATAGCAGGTTACTCACTGATCTGTCCCCGGGGACCTCACAGGCTAGCGTGGGCCTGGGCCTCGGTGTAGACAAACATATTGTGCGCTGGACCCAAGGGTCAGCTCGCGGCGGCCACCTGCTCTTTACCCAGCAGACTTCTCTGCAAACGAGTCCCTGCGGTCGCTCGCTCGGTCCGTGGCGTATGGACACAGCCCACCTGTGGCATAGCCTATTATGTCTTCCAAGGGATGGATAAATGCGCTCAATTGATTTGACACGTTTAGAAAGGCCGGGTCAAAATGACCATAATGACACAGGGGATTTGGGGTTATCCCTTAGAGGCCGGTCTGAGCCTTTAGCCTTTTGAAGGGGACTGGTTGAAGGTATTTTGTAGTGTGCACTTCCACTTTTATAGGCTTATTCATAGTTATACATATTAAGAGGATTTCAGATAGCCTTATTCACAGTGGCCTTATTCATTCACCGGACACTTTCATTTAAAGTCATTTCCAGAATGGGTGCCGTGTGCtctcatgttagtgtgtgtggttcccTGGGAATCAAACCTTAGTCACGTCTGCTCATCAAGTTGAGTGACAGGATTATGAAGAACTTAAAGGACtagatttgcatttcctgaaggaaggaagcaaaaaaaaaataataataatacaattaaatacaaagcATAAACATTTAAAGCATACAGGGAAAGACTGACAAAGTAGAAGGAGggcaaaaaaggaagaaaagagaggcgTGTAAAGACTGATAgattgaaagagaaagatagactatgaaagagagtgagacagtatgGTGACATGAGGAAATATTTACTCTCCTATTCCCTCCTGTCCTCTACGATGCGTTGGCCATCGTCTGACGAAGGAGGGTTCTGCCTCTCTGCTGCAGTGGTGCTGATAGCAGGTGCTGCTCAGCCCACAGAAGGTATCCTTTGTTGTGGTGATGCTCGTCGGGGCGCTgtgcagagagagggctgtCTCTGGCTGCTCAGCGCCCTGGGAAAGGAAAGGTAATACAGTGGCAGATGTGTAcctcccctgccctgcccttcCCTGCCCTCCCCGCCATGCAGCAGGAACGTTGCCGACTCTACCCACGTCTGTCTTCCGCTTGCACTcgctctctgttctctcttcttttccatggctccctccctccctctctctctctctctctctctctctctctctctctctctctctgcatctacCCCTTTGTCCCATTTCTTTCTCTATGcctctttccctcccactcctcctccctctctcttttgcgctctctaccctctctctgtcatcctttttaactcactcttcctctcaatctctcactctgtcttcgtttctgtctgtctccctatctctctcctcccttctctctctcgtgtgtctCTCTTCCGTACCTATAGATCTGGTGGACAGAGGCataacccccccatccccaccacccccccaccccggaTACTCTGGATGGTCCCGAGAGTGAGGTAGAGCAGAGCAGTGTAGCGGAGAacattaaccccccccccccccccacacacacacacacacaccattctcccATTCACATCatcccccaacacccccccagccccccccccccccgctccctttcctcctctgtgCTGTAACATGACGCAGAGATTGACAGCCTCCCCAATGATGCCGAGCTGGAACAGATGGAATATGAATGGTTCATTCGTGTATGAAAAAGGTGTCTGGgcaacagagaggcagaggggaggggggacgtGATGGGGtgggcgtgggggtggggggtgcactTCAAAGTTATCCACAACTAAGGGTCTTTGttctgatgtttgtttgtttgtgtgtttatttgttttagttgtTTGGTTTCTAAACAAATGTTTGGACGGAGAGCTGGTTGCTATTACTCTGTCCATCCTGTGTCTTCTCTCCGGTTCatactctctctatttctctttttcactccctctctctctccttccctttctctcacttcctctctctctctcttgcagatATACGTACATAAGCATACTTAtatgcatcaacacacacacacacacacatgcttacacatgcATTCTCTCTGACGTCTCTTAGTCTCtatgactctctttctctctctcttcctcttccacacacaaacacacacacattcatataatCTTGTCTAAGTTTTCAACTCAGAAGAAATGTCAAAGTTTTTAGAGATAAAGTTTTCAGTTCTGTCTGATGTATGCAATGCCAGATGTTAGAAACAAACATCAAGGACAGCCCttatcaaacaaacaactttccCAAGGACATATTTGGTTACTGCAATGTAAATACACATTTcaatgtctttgtgtgggtgtgtgtgtgtgtgtttgtgtttgct
Above is a window of Clupea harengus chromosome 14, Ch_v2.0.2, whole genome shotgun sequence DNA encoding:
- the LOC105908217 gene encoding uncharacterized protein LOC105908217, whose protein sequence is MKNDMSYEISIPFEDNNGYQTSFFKQSQQPFEDHPSTGQQAPCDSYLLISNLRMHLQISLEKNSWLQKRIEDLEEERDFLRCQLERFSNFTKSQELNDRQAEPPQASPQKTPSRRPSSPFPTPMTTRLSVSRQQASRKRPSSVTLNTEQQSQVCQKLTAEEDYEDVVEEYLEEGGYLEEEEEEVLSFEEDGKMSKEGRSGGRATPGTCVKRTRLFRI
- the LOC122133496 gene encoding LOW QUALITY PROTEIN: coiled-coil domain-containing protein 106-like (The sequence of the model RefSeq protein was modified relative to this genomic sequence to represent the inferred CDS: inserted 2 bases in 1 codon), with protein sequence MNRRRDPASVLIRYQKILVTYQKLKSMSKAFQVHGINRNTVASTTPIAELLVAPEKLPEVGEFDPSKEKLLDYARXCYKALDKASLAKVQALKKNNLLLPISYRFRNS